ATCGTAAAACCGGAGCATTCTTACGAAGAGCTGGAAAGACTCACCTCTGATGCGGAGGATGTTCTGCAAGCACTGGGACTCCCTTACAGAGTGGTCCTTCTGTGCACAGGAGACATGGGCTTTGCCTCAGCAAAAACCTACGATATAGAGGTATGGCTGCCCTCTCAGGGACGATACAGGGAAATATCTTCCTGCTCAAACTGTGAGGACTTTCAGGCGAGGAGGATGAACACACGCTACAGGGATATCAGTGGCAGGCTTCACTTTGTTCACACACTCAACGGCTCTGGGCTTGCGGTGGGGAGGACGCTGGTGGCAATCTTAGAAAACTACCAGCAGGAAGATGGGTCCGTGGTGGTGCCAGAAGCACTCAGAGATTACCTGAAGGCTGATGTTATAAGGCTATAATATAACACCATGCGAAACTACGCAGAAACGCTAAACCTTCCAAAAACAGACTTCCCCATGAAGGCAAACCTGCCAGAGAGAGAGCCTCAGATACTTCAGAAGTGGCAGGGGCTATACAGAAAGCTCAGGGAAAGAAACAGGGTAAAGCCCCTCTTTGTCCTTCACGACGGACCGCCCTATGCCAATGGACACATACACATAGGACACGCCCTCAACAAGGTATTGAAGGATGTTATCGTAAAATACAGGCTCCTTACGGGGTATGATGTGGACTTTGTGCCCGGATGGGATTGCCATGGGCTTCCAATAGAGCAGCAGGTGGAAAAGGAGCTAAAGGCTAAAAAGCTCACAAAGGAGGATATTGGAAAGGTTCAGTTCAGAAGGCTCTGCAGGGAGTATGCAAAGAGGTTTATAGAAGTTCAAAAGGAGGAGTTTATCCGCCTTGGCGTGCTCGCAGACTGGGAGAACCCCTACATAACCATGGACCCAACCTATCAGGCTCAGGAAGTTAGAGAGCTGGGAAGGGTCTTCCAGAGGGGCTTTGTAGTGAGGAGCAAAAAGCCTGTCTACTGGTGCATATACGACAAAACCGCAGAGGCAGAGGCTGAGGTAGAATACTACGAGAAGGAAGACCCCAGCATATATGTGAAGTTTCCCCTAAAAGACCAGCCAGACACATACCTTTTAATCTGGACCACCACCCCGTGGACACTGCCGGCAAACCTTGGAGTTATGGTGGGCGAGGAATACGACTATGTGTTCTTCAGTGTTGGAGAGGAAACCTATGTGCTTGCAAAGGCTCTGCTTGAAAGCCTCAAAAGCCTAACGGGCGTTGAGGGGGAGGTCATAAGGGAGGTAAAGGGCTCAGAGATAGTGGGTCTTGAGTATATTGCCCCCTACGGGGAAAGAGTGAACAGAACATACCCCTCCGAGTTTGTGGAGCTCTCCACTGGAACGGGTCTTGTCCACATGGCACCGGGACATGGTAGGGAAGACTACATGGTGGGTCTCAGATACGGACTTGAGCCCTTTGCACCCCTTGACGATGAAGGAAGGTTTACTGAGGAGGCTCCAGAGTTTATAAGGGGCATGAGGGTCTTTGAAGCAAACCCCCTCATAGTGGAGGACCTGCGCTCCAGAGGGCTTTTGCTGCACGAGGGCAGGATAAGGCACTCCTATCCCCACTGCTGGAGGTGCAAAAACCCCGTCATCTTCAGGGCAACGCCCCAGTGGTTTATAAGCATGACAGGATTGAGGGAAAAGAGCCTTGAAGAGATAGAGAAGGTTCAGTGGATACCCTCTTATGGCAGAAACAGGATAGCGTCAATGGTGGAAAATAGACCCGACTGGTGCATATCCCGTCAGAGGTTCTGGGGAGTGCCCATAACGGTTTTCTACTGCAAAAACTGCGGTCATGTGGTGGCAGAAAAAGAGGTCTTTGAAAGAGTCTCCAGCCTGATAGAGGGCTCCCCAGAGGGTGCAGACCTCTGGTTTGAAAAATCCCCGCATGAGCTTCTGCCAGAGGGATACACCTGTCCAGCCTGC
This window of the Aquificaceae bacterium genome carries:
- the ileS gene encoding isoleucine--tRNA ligase, with the protein product MRNYAETLNLPKTDFPMKANLPEREPQILQKWQGLYRKLRERNRVKPLFVLHDGPPYANGHIHIGHALNKVLKDVIVKYRLLTGYDVDFVPGWDCHGLPIEQQVEKELKAKKLTKEDIGKVQFRRLCREYAKRFIEVQKEEFIRLGVLADWENPYITMDPTYQAQEVRELGRVFQRGFVVRSKKPVYWCIYDKTAEAEAEVEYYEKEDPSIYVKFPLKDQPDTYLLIWTTTPWTLPANLGVMVGEEYDYVFFSVGEETYVLAKALLESLKSLTGVEGEVIREVKGSEIVGLEYIAPYGERVNRTYPSEFVELSTGTGLVHMAPGHGREDYMVGLRYGLEPFAPLDDEGRFTEEAPEFIRGMRVFEANPLIVEDLRSRGLLLHEGRIRHSYPHCWRCKNPVIFRATPQWFISMTGLREKSLEEIEKVQWIPSYGRNRIASMVENRPDWCISRQRFWGVPITVFYCKNCGHVVAEKEVFERVSSLIEGSPEGADLWFEKSPHELLPEGYTCPACGSKEFIKEEDILDVWFDSGSSHAHVLRKRGIDRADLYLEGSDQHRGWFQASLLESVASYGHAPYRAVLTHGFVVDEKGRKMSKSLGNVVSPQEVISQYGADILRLWVVSEDYTEDVRLGKGIIQRLVEDYKKIRNTIRFLLGNLYDFELSRSISFDELHHFDRWMLSYLQKVLEEVHKHYENYAFHRVYHLIRNFCSVELSSLYLDVLKDRLYVYVPQSPERRSAQTVLYALAEALITSVAPFLSFTAEEVWEHLRGINPELPESVFMHQIPQPRKELTDEKLLKDYEYLIKLREDVMKTIEVARREKAVNHPYEAQLFLWGDGLEVAREYEDYLKYFFTVSRVHFSEGGQYVLEGESVKGVKVGVSPAEGRKCPRCWLYYPEEEFEGEVCRRCAGVLQEV